One window from the genome of Methanothermobacter thermautotrophicus encodes:
- the rrp42 gene encoding exosome complex protein Rrp42, producing MVNKMDIIPEITRKSITDLINNKERIDGRSLHEFRDISIETGVISKAEGSSRVKLGNTQIIVGVKPQIGEPFPDTPEMGVILTNSELLPMASPTFEPGPPDERSVELSRVVDRCIRESRMIDLEKLCIIEGSKVWMLFLDLHIIDYDGNLFDAAVLATVAALLDTRIPAAEVEDGEVVINREKMQPLPVNRKALMCTFAKIGNEMVLDPSLEEEDILTARISIGVTEEGSICAMQKGGEGPLTRDDVLKAVSIAVEKVPQLIEYLDESMTP from the coding sequence ATGGTGAATAAAATGGATATAATACCTGAAATTACAAGAAAGAGTATAACGGACCTTATAAATAATAAGGAACGTATTGATGGAAGGTCACTCCATGAGTTCAGGGACATATCCATCGAAACGGGGGTGATATCCAAGGCTGAGGGTTCCTCAAGGGTGAAACTTGGAAACACCCAGATAATTGTGGGTGTGAAGCCCCAGATAGGTGAACCCTTCCCTGACACGCCTGAGATGGGTGTTATACTCACCAACTCAGAGCTACTTCCAATGGCATCACCGACCTTTGAGCCAGGACCCCCCGATGAGAGGTCAGTGGAGCTTTCAAGGGTCGTGGACAGATGCATAAGGGAGAGCCGGATGATAGACCTTGAGAAGCTCTGCATCATAGAGGGCAGCAAGGTCTGGATGCTCTTCCTGGACCTCCACATCATAGACTACGATGGCAACCTCTTCGATGCAGCGGTCCTTGCAACCGTGGCAGCCCTGCTGGATACAAGGATACCTGCAGCAGAGGTTGAGGATGGTGAGGTTGTTATCAACAGGGAGAAGATGCAGCCACTCCCTGTTAACAGGAAGGCCCTCATGTGCACCTTCGCCAAGATAGGAAACGAGATGGTCCTTGACCCATCCCTTGAGGAAGAGGATATACTCACCGCAAGGATATCCATAGGCGTGACTGAGGAGGGCTCCATATGCGCCATGCAGAAGGGTGGTGAGGGGCCCCTTACAAGGGATGATGTCCTTAAGGCAGTCTCCATTGCAGTGGAGAAGGTGCCCCAGCTCATTGAGTACCTTGACGAGTCAATGACTCCCTAA
- the rpl37A gene encoding 50S ribosomal protein L37Ae, translated as MARTKKVGITGRFGPRYGRKAKRAVKKIEEEMKRKHICPSCDRPGVKRESRGIWKCRKCGAVFTGGAYLPVTPMGKTAARNIKRIVGGK; from the coding sequence ATGGCAAGAACAAAGAAAGTAGGTATCACAGGACGTTTCGGTCCACGTTACGGTCGTAAAGCTAAAAGAGCTGTTAAAAAGATTGAAGAAGAGATGAAGAGGAAGCACATATGCCCGAGCTGTGACCGTCCCGGTGTTAAGAGGGAGAGCAGGGGCATATGGAAGTGCAGGAAATGCGGTGCTGTGTTCACAGGCGGAGCATACCTCCCGGTGACCCCAATGGGTAAGACAGCAGCCCGTAACATCAAGAGGATAGTTGGAGGTAAGTAG
- a CDS encoding DNA-directed RNA polymerase subunit P yields the protein MYRCAQCGTLIDPKKYMENKCPRCRYRILFKEVPPVKRTLKAR from the coding sequence TTGTACCGCTGCGCCCAGTGCGGGACACTCATAGACCCCAAGAAGTACATGGAGAACAAGTGCCCCAGGTGCAGGTACAGGATCCTCTTCAAGGAGGTGCCTCCGGTTAAGAGGACCCTGAAGGCACGGTAG
- a CDS encoding Brix domain-containing protein, with product MLLTTSRKPSQRTRSFSQRLSRIMGWRYINRGKMSLRDVLIEARGPVAVVSERHGNPARITFLDERGGERGYILFNPAFEMKKPELADKAVRVSSCPPGSEGICNLMGLEVDESASRDAWSIGSDEEYAWVMELIDARGMPAGFKLLIRDFRAGE from the coding sequence ATGCTCCTCACAACATCCAGAAAGCCATCCCAGCGCACAAGGTCCTTCTCCCAGAGGCTCTCCAGGATAATGGGCTGGAGGTACATTAACCGGGGAAAGATGAGCCTCCGGGATGTGCTGATCGAGGCCAGAGGCCCTGTAGCTGTGGTCTCTGAAAGGCACGGTAACCCTGCAAGGATAACCTTCCTTGATGAAAGGGGAGGGGAGAGGGGTTACATCCTCTTCAACCCGGCATTTGAAATGAAAAAACCTGAACTGGCAGATAAAGCGGTAAGGGTCAGTAGCTGCCCTCCAGGATCTGAGGGCATCTGCAATTTAATGGGCCTTGAGGTTGATGAATCCGCATCCAGGGATGCATGGAGTATAGGGAGTGATGAGGAGTATGCCTGGGTGATGGAGCTCATTGATGCCAGGGGGATGCCCGCTGGTTTTAAGCTTCTGATACGTGATTTCAGGGCCGGTGAGTGA
- a CDS encoding KEOPS complex subunit Pcc1, whose amino-acid sequence MSELGLRKIQGVIDIRTDPESASVIYRAIKPEVMDSPSQRSSMSMELEDGRITINISAGDSASFRAALNSSLRWVRLSMEILELMGT is encoded by the coding sequence GTGAGTGAGTTGGGTCTCAGGAAAATTCAGGGGGTAATAGACATCAGGACGGACCCTGAATCAGCATCTGTGATCTACAGGGCCATCAAACCTGAGGTCATGGATTCACCCTCACAGAGGTCTTCCATGTCCATGGAACTTGAGGATGGCAGGATAACCATCAACATAAGTGCAGGGGACTCGGCATCCTTCCGGGCTGCCCTCAACTCATCACTGCGCTGGGTGAGGCTTTCCATGGAGATTCTTGAATTGATGGGAACATAA
- a CDS encoding prefoldin subunit beta → MELPQNVQHQLAQFQQLQQQAQAISVQKQTVEMQINETQKALEELSRAADDAEVYKSSGNILIRVAKDELTEELQEKLETLQLREKTIERQEERVMKKLQEMQVNIQEAMKGAGINPGMGN, encoded by the coding sequence ATGGAACTTCCACAGAATGTACAGCACCAGTTAGCTCAGTTCCAGCAGCTGCAGCAGCAGGCACAGGCGATATCTGTGCAGAAACAGACGGTTGAAATGCAGATTAATGAGACACAGAAGGCCCTTGAAGAACTCTCAAGGGCTGCAGATGACGCTGAAGTATATAAGAGCTCAGGTAACATCCTAATCAGGGTTGCCAAGGATGAGCTTACAGAGGAACTTCAGGAAAAACTTGAAACCCTTCAGCTCAGGGAGAAGACCATTGAGAGACAGGAAGAACGCGTCATGAAGAAACTGCAGGAGATGCAGGTCAACATCCAGGAAGCGATGAAGGGTGCAGGCATCAATCCAGGGATGGGTAACTAA
- a CDS encoding DUF3194 domain-containing protein, whose amino-acid sequence MSLRKLTEGDLDEISSFLHNTISDFILKRVSSKEIVDIDITVLLEYTDELKVDISAELYLDELSDADPVIVDEAVDAAYRGLESFLDGFRE is encoded by the coding sequence TTGAGTCTCAGGAAACTCACTGAAGGGGATCTGGATGAGATATCCAGTTTCCTCCACAATACCATTTCTGATTTTATACTGAAGAGGGTGTCTTCCAAGGAGATAGTTGATATTGACATAACTGTGCTGCTTGAGTACACCGATGAACTGAAGGTTGACATCAGCGCTGAACTGTACCTTGATGAGCTTTCAGATGCAGATCCCGTGATTGTTGATGAGGCAGTGGATGCAGCCTACAGGGGCCTTGAATCCTTCCTTGATGGATTCAGGGAATAA
- a CDS encoding GNAT family N-acetyltransferase: MEIITVAEPVSESELESIRKFLFRIIRREFGFGYIPEYHRDIINLEEYYLKPPRNTFLFASRGGRVIGTLGLRAYDREFEGLNYDPETTASLWRVFVHEDHRRLGVASRLAEIAEKEAASLGYQRIYLHTHKYVDGALEFWLSRGYRVTVDTGNELGTVHMEKPLTCNSNAITMIPEKNSEISHSLLRIQKV, from the coding sequence ATGGAAATTATCACTGTGGCTGAACCCGTGAGTGAATCTGAACTCGAATCCATAAGAAAGTTCCTCTTCAGGATAATCAGGAGGGAGTTTGGATTCGGATACATACCCGAGTACCACAGGGACATAATAAACCTTGAGGAGTACTACCTCAAACCCCCAAGGAACACCTTCCTCTTCGCCTCCAGGGGTGGTAGGGTAATAGGGACACTGGGACTCCGTGCCTATGACCGTGAATTTGAGGGCCTGAATTATGATCCAGAGACAACGGCCAGCCTGTGGAGAGTTTTTGTACATGAGGATCACCGGAGGTTGGGTGTTGCATCCAGACTTGCTGAAATCGCCGAGAAGGAGGCCGCATCACTGGGCTACCAGAGGATCTACCTGCACACACATAAATACGTTGATGGTGCCCTCGAATTCTGGCTTTCAAGGGGATACCGTGTAACGGTAGACACAGGGAATGAACTCGGGACGGTCCACATGGAGAAACCCCTCACATGCAATTCAAATGCAATTACCATGATCCCTGAGAAAAACTCTGAAATCTCACATTCACTCCTAAGGATCCAGAAGGTTTAA